One window of Xanthomonas sp. 10-10 genomic DNA carries:
- the rplB gene encoding 50S ribosomal protein L2 — MPLMKFKPTSPGRRSAVRVVTPDLHKGAPHAALLDSQSKSGGRNHHGRITVRHVGGGHKQHYRIIDFKRNKEGIPARVERIEYDPNRTAHIALLCYVDGERRYIIAPKGLKAGDQVIAGANAPIKTGNTLPLRNIPVGTTVHGIELKPGKGAQIARAAGAAVQLVAREGIYATLRLRSGEMRKVPVECRATIGEVGNDEHNLEKLGKAGAKRWRGVRPTVRGAAMNPVDHPHGGGEAKAGQGNPHPVTPWGVPTKGYKTRKNKRTQQFIVRDRRG; from the coding sequence ATGCCATTGATGAAGTTCAAACCCACCTCTCCCGGCCGTCGTTCCGCCGTGCGCGTGGTTACTCCCGATCTGCACAAGGGCGCACCGCACGCGGCGCTGCTCGACTCGCAGAGCAAGTCCGGTGGTCGTAACCACCATGGCCGCATCACCGTGCGTCACGTCGGTGGTGGCCACAAGCAGCACTACCGCATCATCGACTTCAAGCGCAACAAGGAAGGCATTCCGGCGCGTGTGGAGCGGATCGAATACGATCCGAACCGTACCGCTCATATCGCCCTGCTGTGCTATGTCGACGGCGAGCGTCGCTACATCATCGCCCCCAAGGGCCTGAAGGCTGGCGACCAGGTCATTGCCGGTGCCAATGCACCGATCAAGACCGGCAACACGCTGCCGCTGCGCAACATCCCGGTCGGTACGACGGTCCACGGTATCGAGCTGAAGCCGGGTAAGGGCGCTCAGATCGCACGTGCTGCCGGTGCAGCCGTCCAGCTGGTCGCTCGCGAAGGCATCTATGCCACGCTGCGTCTGCGCTCGGGCGAAATGCGCAAGGTGCCGGTCGAGTGCCGCGCCACCATCGGCGAAGTCGGCAACGACGAGCACAACCTCGAGAAGCTGGGCAAGGCCGGCGCCAAGCGTTGGCGCGGTGTTCGCCCGACCGTTCGCGGTGCGGCCATGAACCCGGTCGATCACCCGCATGGTGGTGGTGAAGCGAAGGCTGGTCAGGGTAATCCGCATCCGGTCACCCCGTGGGGTGTTCCGACCAAGGGTTACAAGACGCGCAAGAACAAGCGCACCCAGCAATTCATCGTCCGCGATCGTAGGGGCTAA
- the rpsS gene encoding 30S ribosomal protein S19 encodes MARSLKKGPFVDHHLAKKVESAAGSKKPIKTWSRRSMILPEMVGITIAVHNGKNHIPVLVNENMVGHKLGEFAVTRTFKGHGGDKKSSR; translated from the coding sequence ATGGCACGTTCACTCAAGAAGGGCCCGTTCGTCGATCACCACCTTGCAAAGAAGGTGGAGTCCGCTGCGGGTAGCAAGAAGCCGATCAAGACCTGGTCGCGCCGTTCGATGATCCTGCCGGAAATGGTAGGCATCACCATCGCCGTGCATAACGGCAAGAACCACATTCCGGTGCTCGTCAACGAGAATATGGTCGGCCACAAGCTCGGCGAATTTGCCGTCACCCGGACCTTCAAGGGTCACGGTGGCGACAAGAAGTCGAGCAGGTAA
- the rplV gene encoding 50S ribosomal protein L22, translated as MEAKAILRTARISPQKARLVADQVRGLSAERAVNLLKFSDKKAAHLIKKVVESAIANAENNQGADVDELKVKTIMVDEGPSLKRFMARAKGRGTRILKRTSHITVIVGAAK; from the coding sequence ATGGAAGCGAAAGCAATCCTGCGCACCGCGCGCATCTCCCCGCAGAAGGCCCGCCTGGTCGCTGACCAGGTGCGTGGTTTGTCCGCCGAGCGTGCGGTCAATCTGCTGAAGTTCTCGGACAAGAAGGCTGCACACCTGATCAAAAAGGTTGTGGAGTCGGCTATTGCCAATGCCGAGAACAATCAGGGCGCGGATGTCGACGAGCTGAAGGTCAAGACCATCATGGTTGATGAAGGTCCGTCCCTGAAGCGTTTCATGGCGCGGGCGAAAGGCCGCGGTACCCGCATCCTCAAGCGCACCAGTCACATCACTGTGATTGTCGGCGCCGCCAAGTAA
- the rpsC gene encoding 30S ribosomal protein S3 → MGHKVHPTGIRLGISKDWNSKWYANKGDFAAYLAADLKVREMLRKKLAQAGVSKILIERPAKTARVTIHTARPGVVIGKRGEDIEKLRKEVSELMGVPAHINVTEVRKPELDAQLVAESIAQQLERRIMFRRAMKRSVGNAMRLGALGIKVNVAGRLNGAEIARSEWYREGRVPLHTLRADIDYGFAEASTTYGIIGIKVWIYKGEVFDFSQVGQEKQDDSPRNDRNDRGDRGDRPSRPAREAR, encoded by the coding sequence ATGGGTCATAAAGTTCATCCGACTGGAATCCGTCTTGGTATCTCCAAAGACTGGAACTCCAAGTGGTACGCAAACAAGGGCGATTTCGCTGCCTATCTGGCAGCCGACCTGAAAGTGCGTGAAATGCTGCGCAAGAAGCTCGCGCAGGCAGGTGTCAGCAAGATCTTGATCGAGCGCCCTGCCAAAACCGCCCGCGTGACCATCCACACTGCCCGTCCGGGCGTGGTGATCGGCAAGCGTGGCGAGGATATCGAAAAGCTGCGTAAGGAAGTGAGCGAGCTGATGGGCGTTCCGGCGCACATCAACGTCACCGAAGTGCGCAAGCCGGAGCTGGATGCGCAGCTGGTCGCCGAGTCGATCGCGCAGCAGCTTGAGCGTCGCATCATGTTCCGCCGCGCAATGAAGCGCTCGGTCGGTAACGCGATGCGCTTGGGTGCCCTGGGCATCAAGGTCAATGTGGCTGGCCGCCTCAACGGTGCAGAAATCGCCCGTTCGGAGTGGTACCGCGAAGGCCGCGTGCCGCTGCACACGCTACGTGCCGACATTGATTACGGTTTTGCCGAGGCGTCCACGACGTACGGCATCATCGGCATCAAGGTCTGGATCTATAAGGGCGAAGTCTTCGACTTCTCTCAGGTTGGCCAGGAAAAGCAGGACGACAGCCCGCGCAACGATCGTAACGATCGTGGCGACCGTGGTGACCGCCCGTCGCGCCCGGCTCGTGAAGCGAGGTAA
- the rplP gene encoding 50S ribosomal protein L16 — protein sequence MLQPKRTKYRKMHKGRNDGLAWSGNAVSFGEYGLKATAHGQLTARQIEAARRTISRHVKKGGKMWIRVFPDKPITKKPIEVRMGSGKGNVEYWVAQIQPGRMIYEIEGIPEETAREAFRLAAAKLSVTTTFVTRTVR from the coding sequence ATGTTGCAACCCAAGCGAACCAAATATCGCAAGATGCACAAGGGCCGCAATGACGGTCTGGCATGGAGCGGAAACGCCGTCAGCTTCGGCGAATACGGCCTCAAGGCCACGGCGCACGGTCAGCTGACCGCACGCCAGATTGAAGCAGCACGCCGCACGATCAGCCGCCACGTCAAAAAGGGCGGCAAGATGTGGATCCGTGTGTTCCCCGACAAGCCGATCACCAAGAAGCCGATCGAAGTCCGCATGGGCTCCGGTAAGGGCAACGTGGAGTACTGGGTCGCGCAGATTCAGCCGGGCCGCATGATCTATGAAATCGAGGGGATTCCCGAAGAGACCGCACGTGAGGCGTTCCGCCTTGCCGCTGCCAAGCTCTCGGTGACGACCACTTTCGTGACCCGGACGGTGCGCTGA
- the rpmC gene encoding 50S ribosomal protein L29, which produces MDIKQLREKSADELKAHLTDLRKEQFSLRMQQVTGQLPKTHETRRVRREIARVKHLLGSTK; this is translated from the coding sequence ATGGATATCAAACAACTCCGCGAGAAGTCGGCTGACGAACTGAAGGCCCACCTGACCGATCTGCGTAAGGAGCAGTTCTCGCTCCGCATGCAGCAGGTCACCGGCCAGCTGCCGAAGACCCACGAAACCCGCCGGGTGCGCCGCGAGATTGCTCGCGTCAAGCACCTGCTCGGCAGCACCAAGTAA
- the rpsQ gene encoding 30S ribosomal protein S17, with translation MSDNNEKQTLRTVEGRVVSNKMDKTVTVLVERQVKHPLYGKYIKRSSKLHAHDADNACNEGDVVRVTEIAPMSKTKNWRVVEIVTRSAG, from the coding sequence ATGAGCGACAACAACGAAAAGCAAACGCTGCGCACGGTCGAAGGCCGTGTCGTCAGCAACAAGATGGACAAGACGGTCACCGTGTTGGTGGAGCGCCAGGTCAAGCACCCGTTGTACGGTAAGTACATCAAGCGCTCGTCCAAGCTCCACGCACACGATGCCGACAATGCCTGCAATGAAGGCGATGTCGTGCGCGTGACCGAGATTGCTCCAATGTCCAAGACCAAGAACTGGCGGGTGGTCGAAATCGTCACCCGTTCGGCCGGCTAA
- the rplN gene encoding 50S ribosomal protein L14 has protein sequence MIQMQSYLDVADNSGAKEVMCIKVLGGSKRRYAHIGDIIKVTVKDAIPRGKVKKGEVYDAVVVRTRKGVRRPDGSLIRFDGNAAVLLNNKQEPIGTRIFGPVTRELRSEKFMKIVSLAPEVL, from the coding sequence ATGATCCAGATGCAGAGCTACCTCGATGTGGCCGACAATTCGGGTGCCAAGGAAGTGATGTGCATCAAGGTGCTGGGCGGCTCCAAGCGCCGCTACGCACACATTGGCGACATCATCAAGGTGACCGTCAAGGACGCCATTCCGCGTGGCAAGGTCAAGAAGGGCGAAGTCTACGACGCCGTCGTGGTGCGTACCCGCAAGGGTGTGCGCCGTCCCGACGGTTCGCTGATCCGCTTCGATGGCAATGCCGCTGTGCTGTTGAACAACAAGCAGGAGCCGATCGGGACCCGCATCTTCGGGCCGGTGACGCGCGAGCTGCGTTCCGAGAAGTTCATGAAGATCGTCTCGCTCGCTCCCGAAGTGCTGTGA
- the rplX gene encoding 50S ribosomal protein L24 has protein sequence MANRIKKGDQVVINTGKDKGKQGEVVRVDGDRVIVSNANVIKRHTKPNPQAGVAGGVVEREASIHISNVNIVNPATGKGERVGFKVLEDGRKLRVFRSSGEALDA, from the coding sequence ATGGCTAACCGTATCAAGAAGGGCGACCAGGTCGTCATCAACACCGGCAAGGACAAGGGTAAGCAGGGTGAAGTTGTGCGTGTGGACGGCGATCGCGTGATCGTTTCCAACGCCAACGTCATCAAGCGCCACACCAAGCCGAACCCGCAGGCGGGTGTCGCCGGCGGCGTGGTCGAGCGTGAAGCGTCGATCCATATCTCCAACGTCAATATCGTCAACCCGGCAACGGGCAAGGGCGAGCGCGTTGGCTTCAAGGTGCTGGAGGATGGACGCAAATTGCGTGTGTTCCGCTCCAGCGGTGAGGCGCTCGACGCCTGA
- the rplE gene encoding 50S ribosomal protein L5, whose translation MNTRLEKFYKENVVPALMKEFGYTNPMEVPKLVKVTLNMGVGEAATNKKILENAVADMSKISGQKPVVTKSRVSVASFKIRDGWPIGCKTTLRRAKMYEFLDRLINISLPRVRDFRGVSGRSFDGRGNFNMGVKEQIIFPEIDFDAVDAIRGMDIAITTTAKTDAEAKALLAAFKFPFRN comes from the coding sequence ATGAATACGCGTCTCGAAAAGTTTTACAAGGAAAACGTGGTGCCGGCCCTGATGAAGGAATTCGGCTACACCAATCCGATGGAAGTGCCGAAGCTGGTCAAGGTCACGCTCAACATGGGCGTGGGCGAGGCGGCTACCAACAAGAAGATTCTTGAGAATGCGGTCGCCGACATGTCCAAGATCTCCGGTCAAAAGCCGGTGGTCACCAAGTCGCGCGTCTCGGTCGCATCGTTCAAGATTCGCGATGGTTGGCCGATCGGCTGCAAGACCACCTTGCGTCGCGCCAAGATGTACGAGTTCCTGGATCGCCTGATCAACATCTCGTTGCCGCGCGTGCGCGACTTCCGTGGTGTCTCCGGTCGTTCCTTCGACGGTCGTGGCAACTTCAACATGGGTGTGAAGGAACAGATCATCTTCCCGGAAATCGATTTCGACGCCGTCGATGCGATTCGCGGTATGGATATCGCCATCACCACCACCGCCAAGACGGATGCGGAAGCGAAGGCGCTGCTGGCAGCGTTCAAGTTCCCGTTCCGTAACTGA
- the rpsN gene encoding 30S ribosomal protein S14 codes for MAKTSMIHRDIKRAKLAKKFAGKRDALKKILSSQDASYEEKIDASTKLQKLPRDSSPSRHRNRCELSGRPRGVYRKFGLGRNMLRKATMNGDVPGLRKASW; via the coding sequence ATGGCAAAGACCTCCATGATCCACCGCGACATCAAGCGTGCAAAGCTGGCGAAGAAATTTGCCGGCAAGCGTGATGCGCTGAAGAAGATCCTCTCCAGTCAGGATGCGTCCTACGAAGAGAAGATCGATGCGTCGACCAAGTTGCAGAAGCTGCCGCGCGATTCGTCGCCGAGCCGCCACCGCAACCGTTGCGAGCTGTCCGGCCGTCCGCGCGGTGTCTACCGCAAGTTCGGTCTGGGTCGCAACATGCTGCGCAAGGCCACGATGAACGGCGACGTTCCGGGTCTGCGTAAGGCAAGCTGGTAA
- the rpsH gene encoding 30S ribosomal protein S8 — protein MSMTDPIADLLVRIKNAAAVGKQTVKLPSSKIKVAIAQVLKDEGYITDLRVTATENNKSELEIVLKYFEGRPVIETLKRFSRSGLRQYRGKTELPKVLGGLGIAIISTSKGIMTDAQAREAGVGGEVLCFVA, from the coding sequence ATGAGCATGACTGATCCCATCGCCGACCTGCTGGTTCGCATCAAGAATGCGGCCGCGGTTGGTAAGCAGACGGTGAAATTGCCGTCGTCCAAAATCAAGGTTGCGATCGCCCAGGTCCTGAAGGACGAGGGTTACATCACCGACCTGCGCGTTACGGCCACCGAAAACAACAAGTCGGAGCTGGAAATCGTGCTTAAGTATTTCGAAGGCCGTCCGGTCATCGAGACCCTGAAGCGTTTCTCGCGCTCGGGTCTGCGTCAGTACCGCGGCAAGACCGAGCTGCCCAAGGTCCTCGGTGGCCTGGGTATCGCCATCATCTCCACGTCGAAGGGCATCATGACCGATGCGCAGGCTCGCGAAGCCGGCGTTGGTGGTGAAGTCCTGTGCTTCGTGGCCTAA
- the rplF gene encoding 50S ribosomal protein L6 translates to MSRVAKKPVSLPKGVELNVQPELVSVKGPKGTLTLPKPVGVEIAIDGDVATLSANDPSQLAITGTVRAILANMVKGVSEGFERKLELVGVGYRAAMQGKDLSLALGFSHPLVFVAPEGITLSTPTQTEIVVQGADKQRVGEVAAKIRGFRPPEPYKGKGVKYAGEVIIRKEAKKA, encoded by the coding sequence ATGTCCCGTGTAGCCAAGAAGCCTGTCTCCCTTCCGAAGGGTGTTGAGCTCAACGTCCAGCCTGAGCTGGTCAGCGTCAAGGGCCCGAAGGGTACGTTGACCCTGCCCAAGCCGGTGGGCGTGGAAATCGCCATCGACGGCGATGTCGCAACCCTGTCGGCAAACGATCCGTCGCAGCTGGCCATCACCGGCACCGTGCGCGCCATCCTGGCCAATATGGTCAAGGGCGTGTCCGAAGGCTTCGAGCGCAAGCTCGAGCTGGTCGGCGTTGGTTACCGCGCTGCCATGCAGGGCAAGGATCTGAGCCTGGCGCTCGGTTTTTCGCACCCGCTGGTGTTCGTGGCGCCGGAAGGCATCACGCTGTCGACCCCGACCCAGACCGAAATCGTGGTCCAGGGCGCCGACAAGCAGCGCGTCGGCGAAGTCGCCGCCAAGATTCGCGGTTTCCGTCCGCCGGAGCCCTACAAGGGCAAGGGTGTGAAGTACGCCGGTGAAGTCATCATTCGCAAGGAAGCCAAGAAGGCGTAA
- the rplR gene encoding 50S ribosomal protein L18 — MSINKNIARLRRAKSTRAHIRELGVARLSVLRTGQHLYAQVFTADGSKVIAAANTLQADVKDGLKNGKNSDAAVKVGKLIAERAKAAGIEKVAFDRSGYRYHGRIKALADAAREGGLQF, encoded by the coding sequence ATGAGCATCAACAAGAACATCGCCCGCCTGCGTCGCGCCAAGTCGACCCGTGCACACATCCGCGAGCTGGGCGTCGCGCGTCTGTCGGTGCTGCGCACCGGTCAGCACCTGTATGCCCAGGTCTTCACTGCCGACGGTTCCAAGGTGATTGCTGCGGCGAACACCCTGCAGGCCGACGTCAAGGATGGCTTGAAGAACGGCAAGAACAGCGATGCCGCCGTCAAGGTCGGCAAGCTGATCGCCGAGCGCGCCAAGGCTGCCGGTATTGAGAAGGTCGCATTCGACCGCTCGGGCTACCGCTACCATGGTCGCATCAAGGCGCTGGCCGATGCGGCTCGCGAAGGCGGCCTGCAGTTCTAA
- the rpsE gene encoding 30S ribosomal protein S5: MAEERAPRGRDRDRNREEKVDDGMIEKLVAVNRVSKTVKGGRQFTFTALTVVGDGLGKVGFGYGKAREVPVAIQKSMEQARKNLATVDLNNGTLWHAVKSGHGAARVYMQPASEGTGVIAGGAMRAVLEAVGVKNVLAKAVGSRNPINLVRATLKGLSEVQSPARVAAKRGKKVEELNHG; this comes from the coding sequence ATGGCAGAAGAACGTGCACCGCGGGGTCGTGATCGCGACCGTAACCGCGAAGAGAAAGTCGACGACGGCATGATCGAGAAGCTGGTCGCGGTCAACCGCGTCAGCAAGACGGTCAAGGGCGGTCGCCAGTTCACCTTCACCGCGCTGACCGTGGTCGGCGATGGTCTGGGCAAGGTCGGTTTTGGTTATGGCAAGGCGCGCGAAGTGCCGGTCGCCATTCAGAAGTCGATGGAACAGGCGCGCAAGAACCTGGCTACTGTTGATCTGAACAACGGCACCTTGTGGCACGCGGTCAAGTCCGGCCATGGCGCCGCACGCGTGTACATGCAGCCGGCTTCCGAAGGTACCGGCGTCATTGCCGGCGGTGCGATGCGCGCCGTGCTCGAAGCGGTTGGCGTGAAGAACGTGCTGGCCAAGGCGGTCGGTTCGCGTAATCCGATCAACCTGGTCCGCGCAACCCTGAAGGGTCTGTCGGAAGTGCAGTCGCCGGCCCGTGTCGCGGCCAAGCGCGGCAAGAAGGTGGAGGAGCTCAACCATGGCTAA
- the rpmD gene encoding 50S ribosomal protein L30, whose translation MAKDTNKTVKVRLVRGLRGTQSRHRLSVRALGLNKLNDVRELKDSPQVRGLINTVHYLVKVEE comes from the coding sequence ATGGCTAAGGACACCAACAAGACCGTCAAGGTGCGCCTGGTGCGTGGCCTGCGTGGAACCCAGTCGCGTCACCGCCTGTCGGTGCGTGCGTTGGGCCTGAATAAGCTCAACGATGTGCGTGAACTGAAGGACAGCCCGCAGGTGCGTGGCCTGATCAATACGGTTCACTACCTCGTCAAGGTTGAGGAGTAA
- the rplO gene encoding 50S ribosomal protein L15: MTLRLNDLKPADGARTERTRVGRGIGSGLGKTAGRGHKGSFARKGGGKIKAGFEGGQTPMQRRLPKIGFRSKMARDTAEVLSYQLDKLDAGDVDFAALRAANLVPSRAKKAKIVLKGELSKKFVLKGVAATAGAKAAIEAAGGSVEE; encoded by the coding sequence ATGACTCTGCGTCTTAATGACCTCAAGCCGGCCGACGGCGCCCGTACCGAACGCACCCGCGTCGGTCGTGGTATCGGTTCGGGCCTCGGCAAGACCGCTGGTCGCGGTCACAAGGGTTCGTTCGCTCGCAAGGGCGGCGGCAAGATCAAGGCCGGCTTCGAAGGCGGCCAGACCCCGATGCAGCGCCGTCTGCCCAAGATCGGTTTCCGCTCCAAGATGGCGCGCGATACCGCTGAAGTGTTGTCCTACCAGCTGGACAAGCTGGATGCCGGTGATGTCGACTTTGCAGCGCTGCGTGCGGCCAATCTGGTCCCGAGCCGCGCCAAGAAGGCGAAGATCGTGCTGAAGGGCGAGCTGAGCAAGAAGTTCGTGCTGAAGGGCGTTGCGGCTACCGCAGGCGCCAAGGCAGCAATCGAAGCTGCCGGCGGCAGCGTAGAGGAGTAA